TTTAAAAGACATAAGGCAGTCTTCTAAACCTGATGTAGTGTTCCTCATAGAAACTAAGAACGGTCAAGAATATGTACAAAGTCTATGTAATGATCTTGGATATGCCCACCATTTTGTTGTGAATCCGGAAGGGCTTAGCGGTGGTATGGCAGTTTTTTGGAATGATGAGGTTAAGCTGGATTTTCTATCATCACCTACTCTCCATTATACTGATATGTATATATCGGAATCCGGTTCACCTGCTTTTCGTCTTACTTATATCTATGGTAATCCAGAATATAAAGAGCGAAATGCCTTGtggaagaaaatgattttttggGCAGAAGCAGGACTCTATCAAAGTAAACCACGTCTGGTTCTTGGTGACTTTAATGACATCAAgactaatgaagaaaaatcagGCGGCCCTTCTCGATCTGAGGCTTCTTTCAAGACTTTTCGACAAATGCTTAATTCTTCAGGTCTTCATGACATCAAGACGATAGGAGGAAATTTACGTGGACGGGCCATCGATCTCATTATcacatcaaatcaaatcaaaaattgACCGAGCAGTGGCTACTTCAGATTGGCAAGATCTCTTTCCAAGAGCATATGTTCAGTTGATGTCATGGGGTGGCTCTGATCATAGGTGCCTTTTGTTGGATACAGGAAACAGAAAATGGAGAGGATATAAATTGTTCCTTTATGATAATAGATGGAGATTTGATCCTGCTGTAAAGCAAGAAATTCACAAAGTCTGGACTACACAATGTCAAGACATTCAGAACACAAACTTTCATCTTGCACTCAAGAAATGTCGTGTTAGTCTGTCCCGATGGAAGTCGAAGCACATTACCAACTCCCAGAAGAAAATTCAAGAGCTTAAGAGTAAGTTGCATAAGGCTTATGAGACTCTTCCAATAAACTATGCTCATATCAATGATCTCAAAAATCAGTTGGTTAAGGAATATCGGCTGGAAGAGGAATATTGGAGAACTAAGAGTAGAGTTCAATGGCTTCAAGCTGGAGATAAAAATACACGGTACTTCCATgcgaaaacaaaacagaggaggaatTTTAATCGTCTCACTTCCCTTGTAGATGAGCAGGGTAACGTTTGTACTAAAGAGGATGAAATTTACAACCTTGTGGAGACTTACTTCAGCACTCTTTTCACTTCGCATGGCAGCAACAACATGGAAGAGGTATTGACGTCTATTCAGCCTAGAGTTACAGAGGAAATGAACAACCATTTGACCAAGCCGGTTACAGAAGAGGAGCTCTCTCATGCCCTATGCAGTATGAATAGAGATAAATCACCTGGTCCAGACGGTCTTGGAGCTGGATTCTATAAAGATCATTGGGCGGTCTTAAGCAAAGGTGTGTTTCAGTATgtccaaaacttttttaatacGGGTACCTTAGACCCAAAACTCAATCACACTCATATTTGCTTAATCCCAAAGGTCGAGAATCCATTAGAAGTCAAAGATTACAGACCTATTAGCTTGTGTAATGTTGCCTATAAGCTTATCTCTAAAATCTTGGCTGATAGACTCCAACCTTGGCTCCAATTTATCATCTCAGAAAACCAAACTGCATTCATTCCGGGTCGGATGATCATTGATAATGTTCTTATAGCACATGAGCTGATTCATTCCTTACAGACTCGGAATCTTAAACAACCATATATGGCTTTCAAATTAGATATTAGTAAGGCCTTTGATAAAGTTGAATGGTCTTTTCTTGAAGCAAttatgaagaagcttggttttgCTGAAAGATGGTGTGCGTGGATTATGGAATGTATCACCACTGTCACTTACTCAGTCCTTGTCAATGGTTCTCCAATTGGCAACATCCTCCCACAGAGAGGTATTAGACAAGGTGATCCCATCTCTCCGtacttgtatttattatattctGAAAGACTCTCAGCCTTAATCCGTCATAATATTCATCAAGGTAAACTGCATGGATTTAAGGCAAGCAGAAACGGCCCTCCTATATCTCACTTGCTATTCGCTGATGATTCCCTCCTGTTCTGTAAGGCTACAGTGGAGGAATGTACTGCCCTCCTGCAAGTTCTTAACCAATAACATGCAGCATCAGGTCAGCAAGTTAATTTCCAAAAGTCTGCCGTTACTTTTGGCAAGGGACTCAACTGTCAACAAAAACATGATCTTACTAATATTATGGGAGTCACTAAAATTAGTGGTTTTGGACGATACCTTGGTTTACCTGAATTTGTTGGCAGGAGTAAATATAATGCTTTTTCTTACCTTCACCACAGAGTTTCACAGAAGCTCCAAAGTTGGtattctcattttctctctccTGCAGGGAAAGAAGTCCTCATCAAAGCTGTTGCCACTGCTCTCCCATCTTACTGTATGTCATGTTTCATGTTGTGTATCAAACTTATCAAGGAAATCACCTCAGTCATTCGCAAGTTTTGGTGGGCCAGCACACAACATCATAATAAAATTTCCTGGGTAGCTTGGAGCAAAATCAATGACACAAAGAAGATGGGTGGACTTGGCATCAGAGACTTAGAGCATGTTCAATGGTAAGCCCTTGACAGAgtctctttaaaattttatagtaataaattttaagaatttgtaTAGTTTAGAGATTATGATgggtttttatattttttatgtcCAATGGTGGAATCTTAAATTGGGTCTCTTTggaaataaaaatgttgaagaTCAATTGATTTCAGAGagatcagaaaaaaaaacagagaagagcaGCTGAGAGACAGTGAGAAAGAGATgggaaagggaaaaaaaaaaattgttttatcaaACTCACGACCAATCAGGCTGTGACACGTCAAGTCCCTTTAGCTTCACAAAAACCTCTTAATTTAGGAACGTTCCTTTGGGCTTTTATAGGAAGAGTCTTTTGCTCTAGAGCCCTTTAAAGCCTTTCATTGGACCTGCTCTTAAAGGACTTTAACCTTGCTATGATTGCCAAACAAAGCTGGAGGCTTCTCCAACAACCTCACTCACTACTAGCAAGGCTTTACAAAGCTAAATATTATCCCCACTCAAGTTTGTTGGAAGCTGGTGTCAAGTGGCAATCTAGCCATGCTTGGAGAAGCATAATGCAAGGTAATACACTTCTAGCTGATGGACTAAAATGGGTAGTTGGTAATGGGcagagaaaaaatatatggCAAGATAAATGGCTTCCATCGAACCCACCGCGTGCCCCTAAACGCTAGGAAAATGTTCGTACCTCACTAAAACTGGTTAAGGATCTTTTCATACCAGGTACCACTCGGTGGAATGAGGAGTTGATAGATAAGGTAATAGCTTTGGAAGACAGAAATCTAATAAAGGCTATTAGACCATCTTTAGTGGGGGTCAGTGATAGTATAACTTGGATTTATTCAAAAGATGGTAGCTACTCTGTCAAATCTGGCTATTATGCAGTTCGTAGAAGAGGAATTGAGCAAGACGCTACTGTGAACAGCCAACacactcattttctttttaagtacATTTGGAATGTGGACGTCCCTCCAAAACTTAAGCATTTTTGGTGGCGCTCCTTGCATAATGGCTTGCCTGTTGCAGATAATTTGAAGAAACGAGGCCTACGGGTAGATGCCATCTGTCAGCTGTGTggcgaagaagatgaaacagtAAATCACCTTTTGTTTCAATGCAAGCTCACGAAGGAAATCTGGGACCTCACTCCTATTTCAACTCCTTCAGGTGAATTTCTTAATGCCCACAATCTAGCCGATAATTTGCAGGACCTAATCATGATTAATAGAAACCATGCCAATGAGCTGAAACTTTTATTCCTCCTTGGGTGGCGAATTTGGAAGATGAGGAATGCTctcatttttgaaaacaaaagaatggtTGTTCCTGATGTCATTAGTCAAGCGCTCGTTGATTTATCTGTGTGGAATGAGGCATGCAAATTAAATCAGAATAAGCCATGTAGTCAATCGAATAATGTGAAGCTGCCAACGAAGGAAATATGTACTATGGAAGAGGCAATTCACAGCTCTGACGCCTACTGTTGTTTTGCAGATGGCTCCTGGCTTTCACCTACGCAACAAGCCGGCATTGGTTGGGCACTCTATAACAAGGACGCTGCCCTCCTTCTTCAAGGCTCTGCTGCTATCTCCCTTATGGTCTCTTCTCTTGAGACTGAAGCAGAAGCACTTAGAATGGCGGTGCTCCAAGTCAGAAACCTGGGATATTCACGTGTTACTTTTGCAGGTGACAACATGGATCTTTACAAAGCATTAGAGATGAACGAAGCTGCACATCCCTTACAAAGATGGGAACATACTACAGTCTCTTCGTATATCAGAGACATCCTGCAGATAAATAACGCTCGACATGCTTTTAGCTTTATAAAGATCTCTAGAAACGCGAACCATGTAGCAGATTCTCTAGCGAAAAGTGCAAGAACGAACCAATCTGGTTATGTAATATCTTGGAACAATGTACCTTGactttattaataaaaagtttaagttgacgacgaaaaaaaaaaatgaaagaaaagacgCCCATTTCGTAAATGAAAATTCGAATTCCATCTTTGTTTACGTTACGCCACAATTGTGATGTGCACAAAGTTTGGTTTAGTAACAAATAAATCCaggattttaatattttggtttaataaagACCTGAaatctttttggttaaagctTAACCACCGTGATCCCATGAACAATTTTATGCTGGTTCAGTTTGGTTTGACCTCTGTTGTAAGTTCGCAGAGAATCTTATAAACAACGTGTCGTTCAATCCCCTTTTGCAATACCAAAACGACAAACATTCGACGACTGCATATACGAAACGAAATCCATAAGCAATTTACAGAGAAACATATTTCAgaacttttttcttacagtAGGACAAACATATAGTTGAGAAATGagattcttttatatatagaaccGAGCTTGAGGTAGTATATGGGTATGCAACATaatcagaagaaacaaaaaccatagATTCTTGCTCTGCTCGATGTTTCACTAACATTTTAAGATTCGAGACATCTTCAGCGATTGTATGACAAAGTTGACAACAATACAAAGATACAAATCAACAAGGCACAACAAGAATGATGTCATCACCTGGGAAATGCTTAGGGAAGAAAAGTCTGAGTCCAACTGCAACGAAAGCAATCCATTTTGCCAACATCTCCATTGataacaaaactgaaaacgtccactataaaaaatgaaatctagttttaaaattaaattattatgtggTATACCCTTCCTTAATAACAAttctaaactataaaatattaaatcttataaaataataaaatttacaaacttttatatataatacataatcatttaattttaaaactagaTTGATAACCCGTGCTTCACCCGGATCTTATATTCCTAATTTGTtaggatatataaatatattaaatgatgAATTTCACTTTTTGCAAAGATCAAATGATGGTTATTTTGTAGTATTTGATAGGCATGTCAATTATGACCAAAGCCCGTGAATTAATCCGCTGTAGTCCTCAAAAACAACGGACACAAGCTTTAGGAGAAACCGGGTCTTTAGGGCTAAAGGATTCATAGGGTTTCGCCCAAAACGGGTTCATATCGGcccaaaaaaacttaaatatattttgattttttgtctttgccaattttatgtttaattgagagatttgtttaaagattttgttatAGGGTTGAAAACTCTAAACTTAGTTTTCTAATTGTGTTTTACTACaaatactagattttaacccgcggtataccgcgggacgatttatttttaaaagtaatatatattaaaacttgcaaattttatttttacaaaatatttatattttacagtttataattgttattaagcatgcatgagacaattgttaaaaaaactaaagttttgacccctattaaaacagtatattaatcatatttaaaaattttataaatattgattcaaatacatccaccatataactcaattccaaaataaaacacgttctgtaatttctttacccgtcccatgatttttttttaaagtagtaatttttaaaatttaaaaattattttttatatataaaatttttgcaaattgtatcattctctaatacatttatattttatagtttaattttatatatagtaacattatacataccacataacatttttggttttatataattttttctaaattaggatgatttgatatgtttaatattagtggtcttaaaaaataataaattaaagatttaacccatattgaaacggtggattaattatattttacttttttattaatgttgattcaaaaacccgtccctccaaatccgtcttgccaaaaaatcatttattttattaatattagttttattaatgatatgactctgaattataatctaaacattttagctaataacataggagtgcaccatatttatttaataggggaatgtaccatatgacccgaatgcatttttatccaaatccaccaaaaaagtcttgcaaaaatactatagagataaaaaacgatagtcggttttgataaatataagattagcaaatatattagttagcttaaattagttaaacaatacaaattaaaaaggtatattacactttattcaaatatagtatcaaaacttatataacacagagatttgataattttttaattgttgaatacttttttttgtgctaatttttatgtgattaagatttaattgatttcatatataaaatattaaattgacttatttgtttataatttggtaacagatagatatttgaatattcagtatattttggttcagtttaggaaatctttgatgacccgtctttagatccaataagtCCTATAATCTAGAGATTAATCTGCAGTATACCGTAGGTatgcttatattttagttaaactaaaaacttttattgtaaagatgatttaaaaatatatgatattatttgatttgattttaaatgtatagtaaactgtgagttgtatatgttttgttgatattatctatattgtttagtgtttaagattatacacttgtagtttgattgttaatttaagagtttcacatgtagtataccatcttatattaatatcgatctaaacccgtcaattctaggattttccagcttgtattaaaaattgaatcacatctaatatgttattaactATTGTagcatataaaattataaattttcaatataatatgtatgaaattgaatataaatatttcaaatttatgtcccgttactcagtagaaagttttcttaaatctatttttcacccgttataatattatttcatgtattgaacagttaTATTCgcttttaaaaattcaaattatggcatatgcgaaaaaactctaattatttttttataatgatgatattatgtttccgtaaaaatagaatcatataaagatgagaagtgaactataataattaataaaaaattaattacaaaaattaaagttacatttaaaatgtacttcctaaataatatagtaggataaACACTAAATGTTGGCTCTAGTACTTCGTTTGAAGTTTTCTGACcgaatttctcttttatttggtgtgagtttaaaaaaattatttgaattatttattttattttaaactgTTTTACATAgagattttttaaagagatatatacaaattagAAGTTGTtatattctcaaaaaaaaaagttcaaaaaaacCCGGAAAAGCTTTGTAACCAAGACTTCTGAACCTTATAATCGTATACCATTTTAGAGAGAACAATAATTGGCTTAGGATTGGTAAGGAATCTTGGGGTACGTTTTTAGGTCTATACACTACAAGTCTACAACAATGAGGTGAGTGcatggttcttttttttgttcataaattAGTTTTCAAGGAATCTGGATTTGATATCGATTAATCAAATGGGTTTCAAATTCATGGAAACAAATGCGTTGGAAAACTTAGATATCGATTACTCAAATGTTACGATCTAGGGTTTTTTTATTCTgaaaaaattatctttataTGTTAATTCATAGATTTGAAATCCCCTAATACTTGCCTTTGTTGAATCTAAATTGTTTCCTTCTATTTTACATGCATGTGAATTGGGAAGCCAACAAAATTTGCATCTGGATCCATCCTCCTCGACGAATTCTTCAAACATCTCAATCATCTCGAAACAAATGGAATCAATGTCTATGACTGACCGTATTGTCCGTAACAACAAAAGGTTACCACATTCTAGATATTCTCCTTACACTTAAGGGTTAGTGATCTTTCATTTTTCCCTTTGAGAGcttgtttacttttcttagtgaaatactaatttattatttttgtttgtaggaCTAATCTCAACAAGGAAAAGGAGAATCAGAAAGAAGAGGCTATACGACCCGGAGTTAAGCTCTCGCTCTTTGTGGCTGAAGCAATGTTCCTCTTATCTGATAACCTACGTTCTATGTTactcttctgtttttgtagGGGAAAAAGACTATGACGGTCCCGTGGTAGGAAGACTGGTTCGTGTTATTCAATATGTGTATGAAAATATATCAAGCCCAAGAATGGAGTGTATCATTATGATGGCATCTCAATCAACGTTGAGCTGATGAAAACTTGTCCACAGCATTTAACATTGGATTAGGAGGATTGAATAGCattgttttgattctcaaaAATAACAACGTAGTGAAATCGTGTAGTTTTGAATACTACAACcaagagatgaagaagctagaagaGAAGTTGAGGTCTGCCAAGGAGTTTTCAGAGGCAAATGGGTTTGTGAGGGAAGAGATAAAGTCTAACATTCTTCACTTGTGGAAGTCTCTCTTTGAAGCAACACCGGAAGTGATGAAACCTAATAAGCTTATACTATTTGAGATGTTTATGCCTATCCAGGTCGAAGATCTCTGTCGTCATCTTGCTTCTTTACTCATATGAATTAGAGTTTCTTAGATTGGATGACCTTATTTTATCGCAGATTGTTATTCCGCTTGTCTATGTAGGAAACTAGAGACATATTTgcttgtctttttcttttctttttattagaATAGGTATAATCTCAATTGATGAGTTCCTTGACATATTCACAAGGGGTTTAAATACATAGCAATATACAACGTAGCCGTTAGAGGCTTAATGAGAAGATTCCTAAAATACAGAAAGGAATATATGCATTCCTATTCTAATACCCTCCCGCAGTCAGAACGTGTCGAGGTAGAACGTGAAGACTGGATTTGAAATCGTTGAATAAAGTGACGGGTAATCCTTTGGTGAAGATATCAGCGTACTGTTTTGATGATGGAACATGTAGAACACGGACTTGACCAAGGGCCACTCGTTCTCGTACAAAGAGGATGTCTAGCTCGACGTGTTTGGTCCGATGATGCTGAATTGGATTTGTGGAGAGATAAACTGCACTGATATTGTCGCAGTAAACAATGGTGGCTTTTGTAAGTGGACAATGTAGTTCAAGTAGAAGATTTCGTATCCATGATGTTTCAGCAACAACATTCGCTACCCCTCTATACTCTGCTTCGGCGCTTGATCGAGATACAGTGGCTTGTCGTTTTGAAGACCATGAAATGAGATTGTCACCGAGGTAAACACAAAACCCAGAAGTTGATCGGCGAGTGTTGGGGCAGCCAGCCCAATCTGCGTCGGTATAAGCGGTTAAGGTTGTTGTGGAGGATTTCTTGAGGTGCAGCCCGTGATCGATAGTCCCTTTAATGTAGCGAAGGATCCGTTTGAGAGCGTTGAAGTGAGGCTCTCGAGGATCATGCATGAATAAGCAGATTTGTTGGACAGCGTATGCAATGTCGGGTCTTGTGATTGTTAAGTATTGAAGAGCTCCAGCAAGGCTTCTATATAGTGTTGGATCTGCTACACGATTTCCGACGTCAGCGTTGAGTTTGGCGGCTGTGTCAACGGGTGTAGCACATGGATTGCAATTGGAAATATTTGCTCGATGTAGAATATCAGCTGCGTAGTTGCGTTGTTGAAGCATCATGCCATTGTTGTCCCTATGAACAAAAATTCCAAGAAAATAGTGAAGTAAACCCATATCAGTCATGGAGAATTCAGATGTAAGAGAGGATAGAATTGACCTGAGAAGAGTTGGTGATGAAGCTGTGAGTAAGATATCATCGACGTAGAGAAGAAGGTAGGTAAGATCAGAGCCTCGATGGTAGACGAACAGAGAGGTATCACTCTTGGTATTAGTAAAACCGGCCTTTGTTGCGTATTGTGAGAATCTTTGAAACCAAGCTCGAGGAGCTTGTTTGAGCCCGTAGAGTGATTTCTTGAGATGGCAAACATGATGTGGTCGTGTCGGGTCTGTGAATCCCGGTGGTTGGTGCATATAAACTGTTTCGTGAAGATCACCGTGTAAAAAAGCATTCTTGACGTCTAATTGATGGATTGGCCAATCTCGTGCAAGAGCGAGATGAAGGACGGACCGGACTGTAACTGGTTTGATGACAGGGCTGAATGTTTCGTCACAGTCAACACCGATTTGTTGTGATTTACCATTGGCGACGAGACGAGCTTTGTAACGAGAGAGAGTTCCATCTGCATTAAACTTATGTCTAAACAACCACATTGAACGCACAACGTTAGTGTTTGGTGGTCGAGGAACTAAGTCCCATGTGCCACTTTTCATTTGAGATTCATATTCATCTTGCATTGCTGGATTCCAATTAGGATCTTTCAATGCTTGAACATGAGATAATGGAAGAGGGGAAATGACATCAGTATGTAGAGACAAGATTTGTTTCGGTTTAGAGATACCGCTTTTACTTCTAGTTTGGATGTTATTAGGAGGAGCAGTTGCGGTGGTTGTGGTAttagaagaaagtgaagaggaAATGTTTGGAGCAATGACGGTGGGgagagaagaagttgttgcTTCGGGTGGAGCAGCGGAAGAAGATGGTAGAGAGGATGATGTCGTTGGTGAAACAGAGGAGGGAAGAGTAGTGTTAGGTGTTGTAGTAGAAATCGGTGCTGGAAGAGGAGATTGAGTGATGGATTGGAGATTGTTAGGTAGCAGCGTTAATGGTGGATAAGAAGAAGTGAGAGGAGTATCCAAACTAGCCGAGTGGGAATTTGGTGTAGAGAAGGGAAAAATTGTCTCATCAAAAACTACATGACGAGAAATGATTATGCGACGAGAGGAGAGTTCAAGACAACGATACCCACGTAGTTAGATGGATAGCCGAGAAAGACGCATTTGGTAGAACGTGGTGAGAGTTTGTGAGCAGTGGTTGGAAGAAGGTTGGGGTAGCATAAGCAACCAAAGACGCAGAGGTGATCGTAAGAAACAGGTTTTTGAAATAAGCGAGTGAAAGGAATTTGATTACCAATGGCACTAGAAGgaagaatattaaaaagatGAGCAGCCATGTGAAGAGCTTCAACCCAATATGTGGTTGGCATGTTTgcttgaaaaagaagaacacgAACAAGGTTATTGATTGTGCGAAGTGTTCGTTCGGCACGTCCATTCTGTTGCGAGGTGTAAGGACAAGAAAACCGAGATTGAATACCattagaagagaaaaaatctaGAATCTGACGATTGTTAAATTCTCCGCCATTATCGCACTGAAGTGCTTTGATGGGGGTTTGAAATTgagttttaacaaaattaaaaaaatgtaagaatttTTTGAAAACCTCACTTTTGTAACGAAGAGGATAAATCCAAATGAAATGAGAGAATTGATCTAGAAAAATAACGTAGTATTTTATACCACTCACGCTTGTCACCGGAGAAGTCCAAATATCGGAGTGAATTATTtcaaaaggagaagaaactgTATTAGTAGAAGAATAAAAAGGTTGACGAATATGTTTTCCAATTTGGCAAGCATGacataaagaagaaatatcGTTTTTGGAACAATCAAATAAAccagaagaaattaaaatgcGTAAAACAGAGTTGTTGGGATGGCCTAAGCGGCGATGCCAAGTTGAGGCAGATGATGAGGTGAGAAGCGCTTGATGAGAGGGAGTGTTGACAGAGTACAAAGGGCCTTGGCTATCACATCGGATTAGAGGTGCTCGGGTACGAAGATCCTtaacaagaaaaccaaacagaT
This sequence is a window from Arabidopsis thaliana chromosome 1 sequence. Protein-coding genes within it:
- a CDS encoding hypothetical protein (DUF1184) (CONTAINS InterPro DOMAIN/s: Protein of unknown function DUF1184 (InterPro:IPR009568), Uncharacterised conserved protein UCP031143 (InterPro:IPR016970); BEST Arabidopsis thaliana protein match is: Protein of unknown function (DUF1184) (TAIR:AT1G35410.1); Has 54 Blast hits to 36 proteins in 2 species: Archae - 0; Bacteria - 0; Metazoa - 0; Fungi - 0; Plants - 54; Viruses - 0; Other Eukaryotes - 0 (source: NCBI BLink).) gives rise to the protein MESMSMTDRIVRNNKRTNLNKEKENQKEEAIRPGVKLSLFVAEAMFLLSDNLPFNIGLGGLNSIVLILKNNNVVKSCSFEYYNQEMKKLEEKLRSAKEFSEANGFVREEIKSNILHLWKSLFEATPEVMKPNKLILFEMFMPIQVEDLCRHLASLLI